One stretch of Malus domestica chromosome 14, GDT2T_hap1 DNA includes these proteins:
- the LOC103409846 gene encoding 2-oxoglutarate-dependent dioxygenase 11-like: MELLGSKTVQAVLIQGEQVPKKYIHKVENSGVQVPDASAAQLIDVPVIDLALLTTFSISADELEKLRSALATWGCFQVINHGMSSEFLNEVREIAKQFFALPVEDKKKYLRQVNDIQGYGNDMVFFSEQQTLKLSDRLYLSMYPQDNRKLNLWPENPKSFRLCRCRAIVGMTKARTRTDVISPKLSPTLSAITAGFLGERDLSFTLYSSHVTDSPSMRVCSVIMEDARRQWRGALQTLTVMEN, encoded by the exons ATGGAGTTATTAGGATCCAAAACTGTCCAGGCAGTGCTCATCCAAGGGGAACAGGTGCCAAAGAAATATATCCATAAAGTTGAAAATAGTGGAGTCCAAGTCCCAGATGCTTCTGCTGCCCAGTTAATAGATGTTCCAGTTATTGATCTTGCTCTCCTCACAACTTTTTCAATCTCTGCCGATGAACTTGAGAAGCTCAGATCAGCTCTTGCCACATGGGGTTGCTTCCAGGTAATAAACCACGGTATGTCGTCGGAATTCCTAAACGAGGTCCGAGAAATTGCAAAGCAATTTTTTGCACTTCCAGTGGAAGATAAGAAGAAGTACTTGAGACAAGTCAACGACATTCAAGGATATGGAAACgacatggtttttttttcagaGCAACAAACACTGAAGTTGAGTGATAGACTATACCTTTCGATGTATCCACAAGACAACCGTAAGCTCAACTTGTGGCCTGAAAACCCCAAATCTTTTAGGCTCTGCCGTTGCAGGGCGATAGTTGGCATGACGAAAGCACGAACCAGAACGGATG TTATATCTCCAAAATTGTCTCCGACATTATCAGCTATCACAGCTGGGTTTCTTGG agagagagatctgAGCTTCACACTGTACTCTTCCCACGTCACAGACAGCCCATCGATGCG TGTATGTTCGGTGATTATGGAGGATGCGAGGAGGCAGTGGAGAGGGGCTTTGCAAACCCTAACGGTGATGGAGAACTGA